In Bos indicus isolate NIAB-ARS_2022 breed Sahiwal x Tharparkar unplaced genomic scaffold, NIAB-ARS_B.indTharparkar_mat_pri_1.0 scaffold_92, whole genome shotgun sequence, the genomic window tctcacatccatatatgattactggaagaaccatagccatgactagacagacctttgtcggcaagggcatgtctgctttttaatatgctgtccaggttggtcatagcttttcttccaaggagcaagcgtcttttaatttcatggctgcagccaccatctgcagtgattttggagcccaggaaaataaagtctatcactgtttccattgcttccccatctatttgccatgaagtgatgggaccggatgccataatctttgttttttgaatgttgagttttaagccaactttttcactctcctctttgactttcatcaagcagctcttttgttcttcttcactttctaccataggggtgatgtcatctgcatatctgaggttattgatatttctcccagcaatcttgcttccagcttgtgcttcatccagcccggcatttcgcatgatgtactctgcttccctcagtggctcagtggtaaagaatctgcctgccaatgcaggagatgcaagagacctgggttcagtccctgcatcggaaagttcccctggagtaagaaatggcaacccactctgatattcttgcctgggaaaatcccatggacagaggagcctggcaggctacagtccatggggtcacaaaagagtcgggcacgacttagtgactaaacaacaacagcagctctgcatagaagttaaataagcagggtgacaacatacagtcttgacgtactgctttcccagtttggaaccagtctgttgttccacgtccggttctaactgttgcttcttgacctgcacacagatttctcaggaggcaggtaaggtggtctggtattcccatctcttgaagaagtttccacagtttgttgtgatccacacagccaaaggctttgatgtggtcaataaagcagaagtagatgttttttaggaactctcttgcttttcctatgatcccacggatgttggcaatttgatctctggttcctctgccttttttttggtgatgtagaattctattatttttctgttgaccaagcATGacacaatggtattaagtgaataatagttacGTACCCACCatggtaaaagatgtttatcagttttcacaatcaatagccagacaaaaaataaaaggtaattacaattgcaagccataattgGAGCATGATTAATCTAACAGTATACAAtgattacatacaatttgggagtTAAGCAGAGTGATGGGGTAAGCGGAAGTGCATGCACGCatatgttttcatccacccagccagtctatgtcttttggttggtacattttacccatttacatttaaggtaattatcaatatatatgatgctattaccattttcttaattgctttgggtttattttctgtaggtcttttcattctcttaacttttgcttgtgtggaaagcttttgatttctccatcaaatctgaatgagaatcTTGCAGGGTGGTGTATTCGTGGTTGgagtttcttcctttccatcacgttaaatatatcatgccattcccttctggcttgtagagtttctgttgagaaatcagctgataacctgacGGGGGTTCCCTCgtgtgttatttgtcattttccccttgtgcttttaatattttatctttgtctttagtttttgtcagtttgattactaggTGTATTGGTGGATACAGTCACCAATAtacctccttgggtttatcctgcctgggactctctgcccttcctggacttggttgaccaTTCCCtatcccatgttagggaagttttcagctattatctcctcaaatattttcttgagtcctttctctctctctcttctccttatgGGGACCCCTTTGGTGCATTTAACGTTGTCCCAGAagtttcttacactttttttttttttttttgcattttttccttatattctgtttcgcagcagtgatttccaccattctgtcctccaggtcccttatccattcttctgcctcagttgttCTGCTATTGACTTCTTCTAGTGTTGTGTTCATCTCAGTTTGTTCTTTAGTGCTTCTAGGTCTCTGGTAaacaattcttgcatcttctccattgtttttcttcttgcttcttcggcatgccctctggtggatgaggctaagaggcttctgtaagctttctgatgggaaggacagggtggggaAACCTGGGTCTTGTTTTGGTGGGCAAGGCCTtggtcagtaaatctttaattcaattgtCTGCAAATGGGTGGGCTTGTACTCCCTTCTTGTTAGTGttttggcctgaggcatcccagGGCTGGGATCTATGGGCTCTGTGGTAAGGTTAATGGCAAGTCCAATTGGACTTACATCAAGGGGgaccttccaggactgctgctgccagtgtcccCGTCCCTGCCATGAGCCCTTGCCGTCTCAGGCCTCCACAGGTGACCCTCCCAACAGTAGCAGGTAGTTTTGTATCAGTCTcctctggggtcactgctcctttcccttggGTCGTGGTGCGTGTGAgattttgtgccctccaagagtggagtctctgtttcctccagtcctgtggaagtacTATAATCAAAGCCCggtggccttcaaggtcagatacCCTGGGGATTCCCAGCCCCTTTATCAaattccccaggttgggaagcctgatgtggggctcagaactttcacaacagtgaGAGAACTTCTTGAGTATcgttgttctccagtttgtgggttgcccaaTGGGTGGGtacgggatttgattttatcgtgaTTGCACCCTTCCTACCATCTCATTgtagcttctcctttgtctttggacgtggggtgtctctttttggtaggttccagcatcctcctgtcgatggttgttcaacaggTAGTTGCAATTctggtgctctcacaggaggagatgagcacataTCCTTCTACTCCCCCATCTGGGGTGTGAGGTGGCTAAGCAATTCAGAATATGAATTTGGGAGGGAGTGTGTATAACTGTTTAGTGCAGAGCAGGTGCTTAGTGCAGTCTTGAAAGAATTCACTCTCTCTTCATGTCATGGAGCCTTGAAGTGAGTTAGGGGAGCCCTGATGAAACAGGGTTCAGTCCAATTTTTACTGCTTCTTCCACTCTCCATTCTCATCAGCATCCATATCAACTTTGTATGCTCTTACTAAGTAGCTTTAGCAACATTAAAACCACCacattctctttctgtctctcacagGAGGTTTTAATCAGTTGCTGATATTTGATCTATAcacctttgctttttctttctttttttaaaaagtgtatcccTGCTGGTGTGAGTTGTGCCAGCGTGGCATCTGGGCACCACATCCAGGTTCCCATACACCAGGGCAccacccgccccgccccgccctgccccatACGGACACTGTAGTTTTGCTTTTGCAATGATGGAATGAAAGGGAAGGGACTCCTGGGGGCTTAAAGTGTGACCTGGGCCTGTCAGGCCTCCAGGGAAGCTGAGGGCCTTGACCACTCACTGGATGGCGATCATGCCAATCCTTGACTCCTGGCAAATGAGCTTAGAGCTGGCGCTGGAGGAAGTGGTCCCCGGTTGACCTTTAAGCTCCACCTACCGTCGCCAGCCCTTCAGGTTCTTTCCTGCCTGTACACCGCCATCTCAGCCTCGGTCGTGGTGGGCCAGTCTGCCGGCCACCCCCTTGCCATTCCTGTCGTGGGGCCCACACCAGCAACTTCACAGACTCCTGTTCCCTGTGCAGCTGACATCTCTGCTGCCCACACCCCAACTCTGCAGTCCGCGCTGCCAACAGCATCTCCTCCACGATTCTCAGCTCGGCGGCTGCCATCTTCCCCGTGGACATCACTGCAGGTCCATCGCCGTCTGGCACAGTCTCTCCTGCCATGTCTGCCACAGAGGAGCACGACTGGATGCCAGGTGGCCTGGACAGGGCTGTTGGCAGGGCGGGCTGTGACCCCAGTCCCCTTGGGGTCCCGGCACCGGCTTGGGAGGGGACGGATGGGGTCGAGGAGGCCGCGGCCCTTCTGCCCTCCCTGAGCGTGTCAGGAGGCCTTCGCAGGGGGCACGGTGGGCCACAGGCCACAATGGAAGAGTGGGCTATAGAGCcgttagaggaggaggaggagtctgaTTTCGAGctggaggccctggaggaggaggagcacctggaggaggaggagcacctgTTGGAAGAGATcgaggaggaggagacagtagAGAATGATGAGAGTGAGCAGGAAGGCGCAGCAGTGGTTGCAGGCCACAGGGACCCCTTGGAGCAGTTTGGGCCTGTGTTCTGGGGTCTGGTCCACTCCCTTCTACACAGTTTCTCCTACGATGACCATGTCCTGGTCTggccccctggcccctgcccgATGGTCATGCACAGCTCCCAGCCTCCCTCCGGCCCTGGAGAGGGTCCCGCACCTCCGCAGGAGCAGGAAGACCTGGCAGAGGGAGGCGAGGCCTCACAGGGTGAGTACCAAGCAGAGGGCGCCCCCACCCTGGGAACCTCAGGGTCCCAGGGTCCAGGGGTCTGCATCCCAAAAGTCAGAGGAGTCTGCAGTGGAGGCTGAGCTCTGGGAGGGTGGCGCCCTGGCTGTTGCCTCTGAGTCCTGGGAGGCTGGGGCCTGTGGTCCTGGCAGGG contains:
- the LOC139182113 gene encoding cancer/testis antigen 47A-like, with protein sequence MSATEEHDWMPGGLDRAVGRAGCDPSPLGVPAPAWEGTDGVEEAAALLPSLSVSGGLRRGHGGPQATMEEWAIEPLEEEEESDFELEALEEEEHLEEEEHLLEEIEEEETVENDESEQEGAAVVAGHRDPLEQFGPVFWGLVHSLLHSFSYDDHVLVWPPGPCPMVMHSSQPPSGPGEGPAPPQEQEDLAEGGEASQVPVPKSVLYFTKEASDYQCEESDEEVQEAEGEEEDSDKKPEEGPGKDLDPAEDSPGEPSCQA